A genomic window from Pantoea alhagi includes:
- the pgsA gene encoding CDP-diacylglycerol--glycerol-3-phosphate 3-phosphatidyltransferase, translating to MQLNIPTWLTLFRIVLIPFFVLAFYLPFHWGPMVCAIIFVIAAITDWFDGFLARRWKQSTRFGAFLDPVADKVMVAMALVLVAEQFHAWWITLPAATMIAREIIISALREWMAEIGKRSSVAVSWIGKVKTTAQMLALVALLWHPNQLVSAIGVVALYIAAVLTFWSMFQYLSAARGDLFEH from the coding sequence ATGCAATTGAATATACCGACGTGGCTCACCCTGTTTCGTATTGTGCTGATCCCTTTTTTTGTGCTGGCATTCTATCTGCCATTTCATTGGGGGCCGATGGTTTGCGCTATCATTTTTGTGATAGCAGCGATTACTGACTGGTTTGATGGTTTTCTGGCCCGTCGCTGGAAGCAATCGACCCGCTTCGGCGCCTTTCTCGATCCGGTAGCGGATAAGGTGATGGTCGCGATGGCGTTGGTGCTGGTGGCTGAACAGTTTCACGCCTGGTGGATCACCTTGCCGGCGGCGACCATGATTGCCCGCGAAATTATTATCTCTGCATTGCGCGAGTGGATGGCGGAAATTGGTAAGCGCAGCAGCGTTGCCGTTTCCTGGATCGGTAAAGTCAAAACCACGGCTCAGATGCTGGCATTGGTTGCGCTGCTGTGGCATCCCAATCAGCTGGTTTCAGCGATCGGCGTGGTGGCGCTCTATATTGCTGCAGTGCTGACTTTCTGGTCGATGTTTCAATATTTAAGCGCGGCGCGCGGCGATCTGTTTGAACACTGA
- a CDS encoding biofilm/acid-resistance regulator YmgB/AriR — translation MQTTTSQTDKDITDYFNLQEQGAVNEGEVLGAVVAEILQAGQPVTNKAIISRLIQRLELESDVVMLDVYRHVLELVVNKTEDDIIGY, via the coding sequence ATGCAGACTACTACCTCGCAAACCGACAAGGATATTACCGACTATTTCAACCTGCAGGAGCAGGGAGCCGTTAACGAAGGCGAAGTTTTGGGTGCCGTCGTGGCTGAGATTCTGCAGGCAGGGCAGCCCGTAACCAATAAAGCGATTATCTCACGTCTTATCCAGCGTCTTGAGCTGGAGAGCGATGTGGTTATGTTGGATGTTTATCGTCATGTTCTGGAGCTGGTGGTTAACAAAACGGAAGACGATATTATCGGTTATTAA
- a CDS encoding SulP family inorganic anion transporter codes for MTTSSEANAEKHADSELTVARVLRSPKLLTRECLAGVITALALIPEVISFSVIAGVDPKVSLIASVVLALTLSLLGGRPAMVTAAAGSVALVIGPMVRAHGVEYIMPAVLMGGVIQILFGLAGLARMMRYIPRSVMLGFVNALGVLIFFAQVPHVWGQSLPVWLLFALTLIIVLLLPRVLKSVPSPLVAIVVITAIAVYCGLHVPNVGDEGPMQAGLPGLNQLAVPLNLATLQIVWPTALSIALVGIMESLLTAKLVDDLTDTPSSKRRECWGLGIGNILAGFYGGIAGCAMIGQTIVNVELGKARTRISTVAAALVLLLLVTGLSALMAQIPMVVLAGIMMIVALKTINWHSLQPATLKRIPLSETAIMVLTVAMTVWTGNLAIGVVGGVVFAILLFARRVAHVIHAERQLSADGESVRYVVRGPLFFGSSNDLFEHFDYAHDPQDVTIDLTHAQIWDASSVAALDAIENRYQRYDARVKIVGLDTRSSDFHRRLSGTL; via the coding sequence ATGACCACCTCTTCTGAGGCGAACGCTGAAAAGCATGCCGACAGCGAGCTAACCGTTGCCCGCGTGTTACGCTCGCCCAAATTACTCACGCGCGAATGCCTGGCTGGTGTAATTACCGCGCTGGCGTTGATCCCTGAAGTTATTTCATTTTCCGTGATTGCCGGGGTTGATCCTAAGGTCAGCCTGATTGCCTCGGTGGTGTTGGCGCTTACGCTGTCTCTGCTGGGCGGTCGTCCGGCGATGGTGACCGCCGCCGCCGGTTCGGTTGCGCTGGTCATTGGCCCAATGGTGCGTGCGCACGGCGTGGAATACATTATGCCCGCCGTGCTGATGGGCGGCGTAATACAGATCCTGTTCGGACTCGCCGGGCTGGCGCGAATGATGCGTTATATTCCCCGCTCGGTGATGCTGGGCTTTGTTAACGCGCTGGGCGTGCTCATATTCTTTGCTCAGGTACCGCACGTTTGGGGGCAGTCGCTGCCGGTGTGGCTGCTGTTTGCCCTGACGCTGATTATTGTGCTGTTGCTGCCGCGCGTATTAAAGAGTGTCCCTTCCCCTCTGGTCGCGATCGTGGTGATTACTGCCATTGCCGTTTACTGTGGGCTGCATGTGCCAAACGTTGGCGATGAAGGCCCGATGCAGGCTGGCCTGCCAGGCCTGAATCAGCTGGCCGTGCCGCTTAATCTGGCGACGCTGCAAATTGTCTGGCCGACGGCGCTGAGCATTGCGCTGGTAGGCATTATGGAATCCTTGTTGACGGCGAAACTGGTTGACGATCTTACCGATACGCCATCCAGCAAACGTCGTGAATGTTGGGGACTGGGTATCGGCAATATCCTTGCAGGCTTTTACGGCGGCATCGCCGGCTGCGCCATGATTGGCCAGACCATCGTTAATGTGGAATTAGGCAAGGCGCGTACACGTATCTCTACTGTTGCAGCCGCTCTGGTTCTGCTGCTGCTGGTAACCGGGCTCAGTGCGCTAATGGCGCAGATCCCAATGGTGGTGCTGGCGGGCATTATGATGATCGTCGCGCTGAAAACCATTAACTGGCACAGCCTGCAGCCCGCTACCCTGAAACGCATTCCCCTGTCGGAAACAGCGATCATGGTGCTGACGGTTGCCATGACCGTCTGGACCGGTAACCTGGCCATAGGCGTAGTTGGTGGCGTTGTTTTCGCTATTTTGCTGTTTGCTCGTCGCGTCGCGCACGTTATCCATGCGGAGCGGCAGCTCAGTGCCGACGGTGAATCGGTGCGCTATGTGGTGCGCGGCCCGCTGTTTTTTGGCAGCAGCAACGACCTGTTTGAGCATTTCGACTATGCGCACGATCCGCAGGATGTCACCATTGATTTAACGCATGCGCAGATTTGGGATGCCTCCAGCGTGGCGGCGCTTGATGCGATTGAAAACCGCTACCAGCGCTATGATGCGCGGGTAAAAATCGTTGGGCTGGATACGCGCAGCAGCGATTTTCATCGTCGTCTGAGCGGCACGCTATAA
- a CDS encoding MarR family transcriptional regulator codes for MLDSSQRFPRLLQLTAHAWRLAIDRRLKESGLSMNSWLAIATLASESEPMTQKALAQVLGLEEASMVPLIDRLVAQRLIERLQPEEDRRKRLLIVTAEGWAVFEKVKVEADRLRGELLTDIDRNELAIAQRVLQQLLDKTGTL; via the coding sequence ATTTTGGATTCCTCTCAGCGCTTTCCTCGCCTGCTGCAGCTCACGGCGCACGCCTGGCGACTGGCTATCGACCGCCGACTAAAAGAGAGCGGCCTCAGCATGAATAGCTGGCTGGCTATCGCCACGCTGGCCAGCGAAAGTGAACCCATGACGCAGAAAGCGCTGGCGCAGGTGCTGGGGCTGGAAGAGGCCAGCATGGTGCCGCTAATCGACCGGCTGGTGGCGCAACGGCTGATAGAGCGTCTGCAGCCAGAAGAAGATCGACGTAAGCGTCTGCTTATTGTCACTGCCGAAGGCTGGGCGGTTTTTGAAAAAGTCAAAGTAGAAGCAGACCGTTTACGCGGCGAGCTGTTAACGGATATCGATCGCAACGAGTTAGCGATAGCCCAGCGCGTACTGCAGCAACTGCTGGATAAGACAGGAACTCTCTGA
- a CDS encoding GlpM family protein produces MGLLLKALIGALVVVAIGILAKSKNYYIAGLLPLFPTFALIAHYLVATDKGVSALRTTLIFGMWAILPYLFYLLSLWFFIGAMRLPVALASAVLCWVLAAWLLITLWTRWH; encoded by the coding sequence ATGGGTTTGCTGTTAAAAGCGTTGATTGGCGCACTGGTGGTGGTCGCGATCGGCATACTGGCCAAGAGTAAAAATTACTATATTGCAGGCTTGTTGCCTCTGTTCCCTACCTTTGCGCTGATCGCCCATTATCTGGTGGCAACCGATAAGGGTGTGAGCGCGTTACGTACCACGCTTATTTTTGGCATGTGGGCCATTCTGCCCTACTTGTTTTATCTACTCTCATTATGGTTTTTCATCGGTGCAATGCGACTGCCTGTTGCGTTGGCCAGCGCCGTGCTGTGCTGGGTGCTGGCCGCATGGTTACTGATTACTCTATGGACACGTTGGCATTAG
- a CDS encoding acyl-homoserine-lactone synthase, with the protein MKIIQTQLKDMPSSLLAELGSYRYSVFARGEGWSIPSRLSTPGQEYDRFDRSDVSWLIAWHARMGICGCARLMQWQEPGNVEGISVPFDRKEAIWEMSRFSARLDVDAELPLTILWHAVQLAELAGIDYLVSAATPMLEQMFEQHKVGFEPLTPGLIQSEDNLFAVKIPVKQPDLAEKYRGARRFSPEEVLPSLGVSINWQSGR; encoded by the coding sequence ATGAAGATTATCCAAACCCAGCTAAAGGATATGCCATCCTCGTTATTGGCGGAATTGGGCAGTTATCGCTATAGCGTATTTGCACGCGGTGAAGGATGGTCGATACCTTCCCGGCTCAGCACGCCGGGGCAGGAGTATGATCGCTTTGACCGTTCTGATGTCAGCTGGCTTATCGCCTGGCACGCGCGTATGGGAATTTGCGGCTGCGCGCGTTTGATGCAGTGGCAGGAACCGGGTAACGTTGAAGGCATCAGCGTCCCGTTCGATCGTAAAGAAGCAATATGGGAAATGTCGCGTTTCTCAGCCAGACTGGATGTGGATGCTGAATTACCGCTAACCATTCTCTGGCATGCTGTTCAATTGGCAGAGCTGGCAGGCATCGATTATCTCGTCAGTGCCGCTACGCCGATGCTGGAGCAGATGTTTGAACAGCATAAAGTGGGATTCGAACCGCTTACGCCGGGCTTGATTCAATCTGAAGATAACCTTTTTGCGGTTAAGATTCCGGTTAAGCAGCCCGATTTGGCGGAAAAGTATCGTGGCGCACGTCGTTTTAGCCCGGAAGAGGTTTTGCCTTCGTTGGGCGTTTCCATAAACTGGCAATCGGGACGCTAA
- a CDS encoding YoaK family protein — MLIRQDEARTFITDSRLAATLALVAGALNTAAFEAVGFFSANMTGNVSSLSERLARAELPIALFFFEIVCLFILGSTFSTLLINHGRRHSISAVYVINILLEGMLLLLLGVTEIFFPQVAGGILMILSLSFLMGLQNAVVTRISNARVRTTHVSGTATDIGIELAMLLDILRRRESTEYTPVYLQRLMLHGSTITAFLVGGVGGIWLYRMMGNGFLLVIGMFLTLLALGYLFKARRITAGE; from the coding sequence ATGTTAATTCGTCAGGATGAGGCCAGAACCTTTATTACCGACAGCCGTCTAGCCGCAACGCTTGCACTGGTTGCCGGCGCGTTAAATACTGCTGCCTTTGAGGCGGTGGGTTTTTTCTCTGCCAATATGACCGGTAATGTCTCATCACTCTCCGAGCGACTGGCGCGTGCTGAGCTGCCGATCGCGCTGTTCTTTTTTGAAATTGTTTGTCTGTTTATTCTCGGCTCCACCTTCTCAACTCTGCTGATTAATCATGGCCGTCGCCACAGCATTAGCGCCGTTTACGTCATTAATATTCTGCTGGAGGGGATGCTGTTGCTGCTGTTGGGCGTAACAGAGATCTTTTTCCCGCAGGTAGCGGGCGGCATCCTGATGATCCTCAGCCTTAGCTTTTTAATGGGGCTGCAAAATGCGGTGGTTACGCGGATTTCCAACGCACGTGTGCGTACAACTCATGTTTCCGGAACGGCAACCGATATTGGCATAGAGTTAGCTATGCTGTTGGATATTTTGCGGCGTCGGGAATCTACGGAGTACACCCCGGTCTATCTGCAACGGCTGATGCTGCATGGCTCAACCATAACGGCCTTTCTGGTGGGTGGCGTAGGCGGGATTTGGCTCTACAGAATGATGGGAAACGGCTTTCTGCTGGTGATTGGCATGTTTTTAACGCTGCTGGCGCTAGGCTATCTTTTTAAAGCCCGCCGGATTACGGCGGGCGAATAA
- a CDS encoding DUF2594 family protein: MGYNDFNTSHEAEKLANEVACLKAMVTMMLKGMGQADAGKVIINMERLIAQLDDPKQAETFADTIGQIKAGYRR; encoded by the coding sequence ATGGGTTATAACGATTTTAACACCTCGCATGAAGCAGAGAAGTTGGCGAATGAAGTTGCCTGCCTGAAGGCGATGGTCACGATGATGCTGAAAGGCATGGGCCAGGCCGATGCAGGTAAGGTGATTATCAATATGGAACGGCTTATTGCACAGTTAGACGATCCTAAGCAGGCTGAAACTTTCGCTGATACCATTGGCCAAATCAAAGCTGGATACCGTCGCTAA
- a CDS encoding MFS transporter: MAKSNPYAPRQWQPHEKPMLPGSPSTPIHPTKKRIAFGLVGLLITLTGALSNALVTANLTNLQGTFGAYSNEIAWLPAVYVMGNISINLLLVKFRQQFGLRIFTEAFLLLYVLVAFFHLFVNDLSSAIIVRTAHGMVAAALSSLGIYYQIQAWPAKHRLKALAIGISASQLAIPLARLFSSELLQLEEWRGLYLFELGLAMVALGCVLMLKLPPSDRSKVFEKMDFVTFILMAPGMALLCGVLSLGRIEWWFSTPWLGICLALAVVLIISAVVVEHNRKNPLINTRWLGSGAIIRLGIVMIMMRVVLAEQNSGAIGFLQQVGLQNDQLRGLALAIIAGVVLGITASALTLKPAHFSWPIVTSLLIMMIASFIDSHSNPLTRPHNMYFSQFLLGFSSAFFMAPAMLLGIGSVVTQPKNLVSFVVLFGMSQNLGGLIGAAMLGTFQVWREKYHSSLLGDQLSLLDPNVTERLSQYSALFNSQLGDSALLSAQAVAQLQSVSTLQANVLAWNDTYLLTAGMAFCTLVWVLYRLTRQRIITRRQQQREAAAAQPISATSASMEKQ, encoded by the coding sequence GTGGCGAAATCGAATCCTTATGCCCCGCGCCAGTGGCAGCCACATGAAAAGCCCATGCTGCCCGGTTCACCTTCAACACCGATTCATCCCACCAAAAAACGTATCGCTTTTGGGCTGGTTGGCCTGCTGATTACCCTGACGGGCGCGCTGAGCAATGCGCTGGTAACGGCTAATCTGACCAATCTTCAGGGCACCTTTGGCGCTTATTCAAACGAGATCGCCTGGCTCCCGGCGGTTTACGTAATGGGAAATATCTCTATTAACCTGCTGCTGGTGAAGTTTCGCCAGCAGTTCGGCCTGCGTATCTTTACCGAGGCTTTTCTGCTGCTGTATGTGCTGGTGGCCTTTTTTCACCTGTTCGTTAACGATCTCAGCTCGGCGATCATTGTCCGTACCGCGCACGGTATGGTGGCGGCCGCGCTGAGCTCTCTGGGCATTTACTATCAGATTCAGGCGTGGCCGGCAAAGCATCGCCTTAAGGCGTTAGCGATCGGCATCAGCGCTTCACAGTTGGCCATTCCACTGGCACGGCTATTCTCTTCCGAGCTGCTACAGCTGGAGGAGTGGCGCGGGCTTTATCTGTTTGAGCTGGGGCTGGCGATGGTGGCGCTGGGATGCGTGCTGATGCTGAAGCTGCCGCCAAGCGATCGCAGCAAGGTGTTTGAAAAAATGGATTTCGTCACTTTCATTTTAATGGCGCCGGGGATGGCGCTGCTGTGCGGCGTACTGTCACTGGGGCGCATCGAATGGTGGTTCAGTACGCCGTGGCTTGGTATTTGCCTGGCACTGGCTGTGGTACTGATCATCAGCGCGGTGGTGGTAGAGCATAACCGTAAAAATCCGCTGATCAATACGCGCTGGCTGGGCAGCGGAGCCATTATCCGGTTGGGTATCGTAATGATCATGATGCGCGTGGTGCTGGCGGAACAGAACAGCGGAGCCATCGGCTTTTTGCAGCAGGTTGGCCTGCAGAACGATCAGCTGCGTGGCCTGGCGCTGGCGATTATTGCTGGCGTGGTGCTGGGGATCACTGCCAGTGCGCTGACCTTAAAACCTGCACACTTCAGCTGGCCGATCGTCACCTCGTTGCTGATCATGATGATTGCGTCGTTTATAGACAGCCACTCTAATCCGCTGACGCGGCCGCACAATATGTATTTCAGCCAGTTTCTGCTGGGCTTCAGCAGCGCTTTCTTTATGGCGCCTGCCATGTTGCTGGGCATCGGCAGCGTGGTAACTCAGCCGAAAAATCTGGTGAGCTTCGTGGTGCTGTTCGGCATGAGTCAGAATTTAGGCGGTCTGATTGGCGCTGCCATGCTCGGCACCTTTCAGGTATGGCGGGAAAAATATCACTCCAGCCTGCTGGGTGACCAGCTTTCACTACTCGATCCCAACGTAACCGAGCGCCTTAGTCAGTACAGCGCGCTGTTTAATAGCCAGCTGGGCGACAGTGCACTGCTTAGCGCACAGGCGGTAGCGCAGTTGCAAAGTGTCTCCACGCTGCAGGCCAACGTACTGGCATGGAACGATACCTATTTACTGACCGCCGGGATGGCCTTTTGTACCCTGGTCTGGGTGCTTTATCGCCTGACGCGCCAGCGTATTATCACCCGACGTCAGCAGCAGCGTGAGGCCGCCGCTGCTCAACCAATTTCGGCAACATCAGCCAGCATGGAGAAACAATGA
- the uvrC gene encoding excinuclease ABC subunit UvrC, with product MSEVFDAKSFLKTVTSQPGVYRMYDSGGTVIYVGKAKDLKKRLSSYFRSNLASRKTEALVANIDHIDVTVTHTETEALLLEHNYIKLYQPRYNVLLRDDKSYPYIFLSGDPHPRLAIHRGAKHAKGEYFGPFPNGYAVRETLALLQKIFPVRQCENSVYRNRTRPCLQYQIGRCLGPCVAGLVSEEEYAQQTEYVRLFLAGKDDQVLNMLVSRMEQASQALRFEEAARLRDQIQAVRRVTEKQFVSNQGDDLDVIGVSYDAGMACLHVLFIRQGKVLGSRSYFPKIPGGTELAEVVQTFVGQFYLQGSESRTLPGEILLDFNLPERELLADSLSELAGRRIHIQSKPRGDRARYLKLARTNAATALVTKLTQQSTIHQRLAALAGVLKLPRINRMECFDISHTMGEQTVASCVVFDSNGPVRAEYRRYNISGITPGDDYAAMNQVLRRRYGKELEPEKVPDVILIDGGKGQLGQAKQVFSELEVSWDKHHPLLLGVAKGSDRKAGLETLFLEPEGEGFSLPPDSPALHVIQHIRDDSHNHAITGHRNKRAKVKNTSSLESIEGVGPKRRQQLLKYMGGLQPLMNASVEEIAKVPGISHALAEKIFYSLKH from the coding sequence GTGAGTGAAGTTTTTGATGCAAAATCCTTTCTGAAAACCGTCACCAGCCAGCCGGGCGTCTACCGGATGTATGACAGTGGCGGTACGGTTATTTACGTCGGTAAAGCAAAAGATCTGAAAAAGCGCCTCAGCAGCTATTTTCGCAGCAATCTTGCCAGCCGTAAAACCGAAGCGTTAGTGGCCAATATCGATCATATTGATGTCACCGTCACCCACACTGAAACGGAAGCGCTGCTGCTTGAACATAACTACATCAAGCTTTATCAGCCGCGCTACAACGTGCTGCTACGTGACGATAAGTCTTATCCCTATATCTTTTTAAGCGGCGATCCTCATCCCCGGCTGGCTATCCATCGCGGCGCTAAACATGCAAAGGGCGAATATTTCGGTCCATTCCCCAATGGCTATGCGGTGCGTGAAACCCTGGCGCTGCTGCAAAAAATATTCCCGGTGCGGCAGTGTGAAAACAGCGTTTATCGCAACCGCACGCGACCCTGTCTGCAATATCAGATTGGGCGTTGTCTGGGGCCTTGCGTCGCAGGCCTGGTCAGTGAAGAGGAATATGCTCAGCAAACCGAGTATGTGCGGCTGTTTCTCGCCGGTAAAGATGATCAGGTGCTGAACATGCTGGTCAGCCGTATGGAACAGGCCAGCCAGGCGTTGCGCTTTGAAGAAGCTGCCCGCCTGCGCGATCAGATCCAGGCGGTGCGGCGGGTTACCGAAAAACAGTTTGTCTCTAATCAGGGCGATGACCTTGATGTCATTGGCGTCTCTTACGATGCCGGTATGGCTTGTCTGCATGTGCTTTTTATTCGTCAGGGCAAGGTATTGGGCAGCCGCAGCTATTTCCCAAAAATTCCCGGCGGGACCGAGCTGGCGGAAGTGGTGCAAACCTTTGTGGGTCAGTTCTATCTGCAGGGCAGCGAGTCGCGTACATTACCGGGTGAAATCCTGCTGGATTTTAATCTGCCGGAACGCGAGCTGCTGGCGGATTCTCTTAGTGAGCTGGCGGGACGCCGTATTCATATTCAGAGTAAGCCGCGTGGCGATCGTGCTCGCTATCTGAAACTGGCGCGTACCAACGCCGCAACAGCGCTGGTCACTAAACTCACCCAGCAATCAACGATCCATCAGCGGCTGGCGGCGTTAGCCGGGGTGCTTAAATTACCGCGTATCAACCGTATGGAATGCTTTGATATCAGCCATACCATGGGCGAGCAAACGGTCGCCTCCTGCGTGGTTTTCGACAGTAACGGGCCGGTGCGTGCTGAATATCGCCGCTATAATATCAGCGGCATCACGCCGGGAGATGACTATGCGGCGATGAATCAGGTGTTGCGTCGTCGTTACGGTAAAGAGCTGGAGCCGGAAAAGGTGCCGGACGTGATCCTGATTGACGGCGGCAAAGGGCAACTGGGGCAGGCGAAGCAGGTTTTTTCCGAGCTGGAAGTAAGCTGGGATAAACATCATCCTCTGTTACTGGGCGTGGCCAAAGGCAGCGATCGTAAGGCCGGACTGGAAACGCTATTTCTGGAGCCTGAAGGCGAGGGATTCTCCTTACCGCCTGACTCACCGGCGCTGCATGTTATTCAGCATATTCGCGATGATTCCCATAATCATGCGATAACCGGACATCGCAATAAGCGGGCAAAGGTCAAAAATACCAGCTCGCTGGAAAGTATCGAAGGCGTTGGGCCCAAACGACGTCAGCAGCTGTTAAAATATATGGGCGGCCTACAGCCATTGATGAACGCCTCGGTTGAAGAAATCGCCAAAGTGCCTGGCATTTCTCACGCCCTGGCGGAGAAAATTTTTTACTCGTTAAAACACTAA
- the uvrY gene encoding UvrY/SirA/GacA family response regulator transcription factor, producing the protein MISILLVDDHELVRAGIRRILEDIKGIQVTGEACCGEDAVKWCRTNQVDVILMDMNMPGIGGLEATRKIVRFNPDVKIIMLTIHTENPLPAKVMQAGASGYLSKGAAPQEVISAIRSVHSGQRYIASDIAQQMALSQIEPEKGESPFSCLSERELQIMLMITKGQKVTDISEQLNLSPKTVNSYRYRMFSKLNINGDVELTHLAIRHGLFNAESLISSE; encoded by the coding sequence TTGATCAGCATTCTTCTTGTGGATGACCACGAACTGGTACGCGCAGGGATCCGTCGCATACTGGAAGATATCAAAGGTATTCAGGTAACCGGCGAGGCATGCTGCGGTGAGGATGCTGTTAAGTGGTGTCGGACCAACCAGGTTGATGTGATCCTGATGGATATGAACATGCCGGGCATCGGCGGCCTGGAGGCGACGCGCAAGATCGTACGATTTAACCCCGATGTTAAAATTATTATGCTGACTATCCATACGGAAAATCCGCTGCCGGCGAAAGTGATGCAGGCGGGCGCTTCCGGCTACCTCAGTAAAGGAGCCGCGCCGCAGGAGGTCATCAGTGCGATTCGTTCGGTTCATTCAGGCCAACGTTATATCGCCTCTGATATAGCGCAGCAGATGGCGCTGAGCCAGATTGAACCGGAAAAGGGAGAATCTCCTTTCAGCTGTTTGTCGGAACGGGAATTGCAGATTATGCTGATGATTACCAAAGGGCAGAAAGTCACAGATATTTCTGAACAGCTTAATCTGAGCCCGAAAACCGTTAACAGCTACCGCTATCGTATGTTTAGTAAACTGAATATTAATGGCGACGTAGAGTTGACGCATCTGGCCATCCGACATGGCCTGTTTAATGCGGAGTCGTTGATCAGTAGTGAGTGA
- a CDS encoding HlyD family secretion protein, with protein sequence MSQQEEVKAAERERNNKFRILSIAVGSGIALVGVLVILYAWQLWPFTSAVQSTENAYVRGQITFISPQVSGYITAVNVQDLQPVHKGDVLMTIDDRIYRQRVEQAKAQLAMKQAALANNQQQRLSAEAVIVRNQAALENARAQAAKSGFDLKRVENLVADGSLSIRERDAARAANSAAVTAVQQAKATLEVSRQDRQTVIVNRASLEADVANAQAALQLAQIDLDNTRIIAPEEGQLGQISVRRGAYVSAGTRLTSLVLAKKWVIANMKETQMAHVRPGLPVTFTVDALNGAEFHGVVEFISPAAGSEFSAISPDNATGNFVKIAQRIPVRIRITDDTQARLRPGMSVEVNIDTSGAEEPRS encoded by the coding sequence ATGAGCCAGCAGGAAGAAGTCAAAGCCGCCGAGCGCGAGCGTAATAATAAATTTCGGATCCTCTCCATTGCCGTTGGCAGCGGTATAGCTCTGGTTGGCGTACTGGTTATCCTTTACGCCTGGCAGCTATGGCCCTTTACCAGCGCGGTGCAGAGTACGGAAAATGCCTATGTGCGAGGGCAGATCACTTTTATCAGCCCGCAGGTCAGTGGCTATATCACCGCCGTTAATGTGCAGGATCTACAGCCGGTTCATAAGGGTGACGTGCTGATGACCATTGACGATCGTATCTATCGTCAGCGGGTTGAACAGGCGAAAGCGCAGCTGGCGATGAAGCAGGCGGCGTTAGCCAATAATCAGCAGCAGCGGCTCAGCGCCGAAGCGGTGATCGTACGTAACCAGGCGGCGCTGGAAAATGCCCGTGCGCAGGCGGCAAAAAGCGGCTTCGATTTAAAACGCGTGGAAAATCTGGTCGCGGACGGCTCGCTGTCCATTCGTGAGCGTGACGCGGCGCGCGCGGCGAATAGCGCGGCGGTAACTGCCGTGCAGCAGGCGAAGGCGACGCTGGAAGTATCACGTCAGGATCGGCAAACGGTAATCGTTAATCGCGCCTCGCTGGAGGCGGATGTCGCCAATGCGCAGGCGGCGTTGCAGCTGGCACAGATCGATTTAGACAACACGCGCATTATTGCGCCGGAAGAGGGGCAGCTGGGGCAGATCTCAGTGCGGCGCGGCGCCTATGTCTCAGCGGGAACGCGGCTCACGTCGCTGGTGCTGGCGAAAAAATGGGTGATCGCCAACATGAAAGAGACGCAGATGGCGCATGTGCGTCCCGGCTTGCCGGTCACCTTTACCGTAGATGCGTTGAACGGCGCAGAGTTTCACGGCGTGGTGGAATTTATCTCTCCGGCTGCTGGCTCGGAGTTCAGCGCTATCTCACCGGATAACGCGACCGGTAACTTTGTGAAGATAGCGCAGCGTATTCCGGTACGTATCAGGATCACGGATGATACGCAGGCGCGGCTGCGTCCCGGGATGTCGGTAGAGGTAAATATCGACACCTCCGGCGCAGAGGAGCCACGGTCATGA